In the genome of Sebastes umbrosus isolate fSebUmb1 chromosome 14, fSebUmb1.pri, whole genome shotgun sequence, one region contains:
- the ubtf gene encoding nucleolar transcription factor 1 isoform X3 has translation MNGEMEATTQEKGVIFVWAQDDLLKLLEAIKVALPQKDLTKYKTSESHLDWTKVAFNSFTADMCKQKWSEVSKEIRKFRTLTELIFDAQDYIKNPYKGKKIKKHPDFPKKPLTPYFRFFMEKRAKYAKLHPEMSNLDLTKILSKKYRELPDKKKKKYVEDFLRDKETFVHSMIKFRELHPDLMESMTKKGSNAPEKPRTPQQLWYNHEKKAVLKTRPDATTKDIKDSLGKQWTQLSDKKRLKWIAKSLEQQKLYEGVMREYIQQHPELNMTQDDIVKSTLTKAERHLKDKSDGRPDKPPPNGYSMFCAELMSSMKDVPSTERMVMCSQRWKLLKQGEKDAYQRRCEQRKKEFEIEMNRFLTSLSEEEQHRVLSEEKSFKKGGPNSPAAKKRASKAKANTEKPKRPISAMFIFSEEKRPKLQQERPDLSDSELTRLLARMWNELPDKKKEKYKRLETVLKAESEKKEKEDRSRLPDPPKTAQDIWQQSVIGDYLARFKSDRPKAQKAMEATWSTMEKKEKIVWIKKAAEDQKRYERDLCEMRSPAAAIASGKKMKFEGEPKKPPSNGYQKFSQEMLSNGELNHLPMKERMTEIGSRWQRLSLKDKDRYKKIAEEKQRQYKITLEQWLASLSSQERNTYKEYTSQKRRTTAKPGGPKAKAKKSDTEEEEDDDDDEDEEDEREKASSEADSSSEDEDDDEDKEEDDDEEDDEDDDEAEDKENKSEDSSSDSNSQGSSDSDSD, from the exons ATGAATGGAGAAATGGAGGCAACGACCCAAGAGAAAGGTGTGATTTTtg TGTGGGCCCAGGATGACCTCTTGAAACTGCTGGAGGCCATAAAAGTGGCGCTGCCTCAGAAAGACCTGACTAAATACAAAACATCAGAGTCCCACCTCGACTGGACGAAGGTGGCCTTCAATTCcttcacagcagacatgtgTAAGCAGAAGTGGTCGGAGGTCTCTAAAGAG ATTCGTAAATTTCGGACTCTGACAGAACTGATATTTGATGCCCAAGACTACATCAAGAACCCTTACAAGGGCAAAAAGATAAAG AAACACCCAGATTTCCCCAAGAAGCCCTTGACTCCGTACTTCCGCTTCTTCATGGAAAAGAGGGCCAAATACGCAAAGCTGCACCCTGAGATGAGCAACTTAGACCTAACTAAAATCCTCTCCAAGAAGTACCGGGAGCTGCCTGACAAAAAGAAG AAAAAGTATGTTGAGGACTTCTTAAGAGACAAAGAAACATTTGTGCACAGCATGATAAAGTTCAG AGAACTACACCCAGACCTCATGGAGAGCATGACCAAGAAAGGTTCAAATGCACCAGAGAAGCCCAGGACACCCCAACAGCTGTGGTACAACCATGAAAAGAAGGCCGTCCTCAAGACACGCCCGGAT GCAACCACCAAAGACATTAAGGACAGTCTTGGCAAGCAGTGGACGCAGCTGTCTGACAAGAAGAGGCTCAAATGGATCGCCAAGTCCCTGGAGCAGCAGAAACTATACGAG GGGGTTATGCGAGAGTACATCCAGCAGCACCCGGAGTTAAACATGACCCAAGATGATATTGTCAAGTCCACCCTGACGAAGGCTGAGAGACACCTAAAAGACAAATCTGACGGCCGACCTGACAAACCGCCTCC AAATGGGTACTCAATGTTCTGTGCAGAGTTGATGTCGAGCATGAAGGACGTACCCAGCACAGAGCGTATGGTGATGTGCAGCCAGCGGTGGAAGCTGCTGAAACAGGGTGAGAAGGACGCCTACCAGAGACGCTGTGAACAG aggaAGAAGGAGTTTGAAATTGAGATGAACAGATTTCTTACT AGTTTGTCGGAGGAAGAGCAACACCGAGTTTTGTCTGAGGAGAAAAGTTTTAAGAAGGGTGGACCCAACAGTCCTGCCGCCAAAAAGAGGGCCTCTAAAGCAAAG GCCAATACAGAGAAACCCAAAAGGCCAATTTCAGCCATGTTCATCTTCTCTGAGGAGAAGCGTCCGAAACTGCAGCAGGAGCGGCCAGACCTCTCTGACAGTGAGCTCACGCGACTCCTGGCTCGCATGTGGAATGAGCTGCCAGATAAGAAGAAG GAGAAGTATAAACGCCTAGAAACAGTCCTGAAGGCTGAgtcagagaagaaggagaaggaggatcGTAGTCGTCTGCCAGACCCGCCCAAGACCGCACAGGACATCTGGCAGCAGAGCGTCATCGGAGACTACTTGGCCAGATTTAAG AGTGACCGGCCAAAGGCACAGAAAGCAATGGAAGCAACCTGGAGCACCatggagaaaaaagagaaaattgtGTGGATCAAAAAGGCAGCAGAGGACCAGAAAAGATACGAG AGAGACCTGTGCGAGATGCGCTCACCTGCTGCTGCCATTGCCTCAGGGAAGAAGATGAAGTTTGAGGGTGAACCCAAGAAACCGCCATC AAACGGATATCAGAAGTTCTCTCAGGAGATGCTGTCCAACGGAGAGCTGAATCACCTTCCGATGAAAGAGCGCATGACTGAGATCGGCAGCCGCTGGCAGAGGTTATCGCTGAAGGACAAGGACCGCTACAAGAAGATCGCTGAGGAGAAGCAGAGGCAGTACAAAATCACACTGGAGCAGTGGCTCGCT AGCTTGTCTTCACAAGAGAGAAACACTTACAAAGAATATACTTCACAA AAAAGGAGAACTACAGCAAAACCAGGAGGCCCCAAGGCAAAGGCCAAGAAATCT gacacggaggaggaggaggacgacgatgatgacgaggatgaagaggatgagcGGGAGAAGGCTTCCTCTGAAGCAGACTCATCCAGCGAGGATGAGGACGACGATGAAGAT aaggaggaagatgaCGATGAAGAGGACGATGAGGACGATGACGAGGCGGAAGACAAGGAGAACAAGTCGGAGGACAGCAGCAGCGATTCAAATTCACAGGGGTCGTCGGACTCTGATTCGGACTGA
- the ubtf gene encoding nucleolar transcription factor 1 isoform X4 has translation MNGEMEATTQEKVWAQDDLLKLLEAIKVALPQKDLTKYKTSESHLDWTKVAFNSFTADMCKQKWSEVSKEIRKFRTLTELIFDAQDYIKNPYKGKKIKKHPDFPKKPLTPYFRFFMEKRAKYAKLHPEMSNLDLTKILSKKYRELPDKKKKKYVEDFLRDKETFVHSMIKFRELHPDLMESMTKKGSNAPEKPRTPQQLWYNHEKKAVLKTRPDATTKDIKDSLGKQWTQLSDKKRLKWIAKSLEQQKLYEGVMREYIQQHPELNMTQDDIVKSTLTKAERHLKDKSDGRPDKPPPNGYSMFCAELMSSMKDVPSTERMVMCSQRWKLLKQGEKDAYQRRCEQRKKEFEIEMNRFLTSLSEEEQHRVLSEEKSFKKGGPNSPAAKKRASKAKANTEKPKRPISAMFIFSEEKRPKLQQERPDLSDSELTRLLARMWNELPDKKKEKYKRLETVLKAESEKKEKEDRSRLPDPPKTAQDIWQQSVIGDYLARFKSDRPKAQKAMEATWSTMEKKEKIVWIKKAAEDQKRYERDLCEMRSPAAAIASGKKMKFEGEPKKPPSNGYQKFSQEMLSNGELNHLPMKERMTEIGSRWQRLSLKDKDRYKKIAEEKQRQYKITLEQWLASLSSQERNTYKEYTSQKRRTTAKPGGPKAKAKKSDTEEEEDDDDDEDEEDEREKASSEADSSSEDEDDDEDKEEDDDEEDDEDDDEAEDKENKSEDSSSDSNSQGSSDSDSD, from the exons ATGAATGGAGAAATGGAGGCAACGACCCAAGAGAAAG TGTGGGCCCAGGATGACCTCTTGAAACTGCTGGAGGCCATAAAAGTGGCGCTGCCTCAGAAAGACCTGACTAAATACAAAACATCAGAGTCCCACCTCGACTGGACGAAGGTGGCCTTCAATTCcttcacagcagacatgtgTAAGCAGAAGTGGTCGGAGGTCTCTAAAGAG ATTCGTAAATTTCGGACTCTGACAGAACTGATATTTGATGCCCAAGACTACATCAAGAACCCTTACAAGGGCAAAAAGATAAAG AAACACCCAGATTTCCCCAAGAAGCCCTTGACTCCGTACTTCCGCTTCTTCATGGAAAAGAGGGCCAAATACGCAAAGCTGCACCCTGAGATGAGCAACTTAGACCTAACTAAAATCCTCTCCAAGAAGTACCGGGAGCTGCCTGACAAAAAGAAG AAAAAGTATGTTGAGGACTTCTTAAGAGACAAAGAAACATTTGTGCACAGCATGATAAAGTTCAG AGAACTACACCCAGACCTCATGGAGAGCATGACCAAGAAAGGTTCAAATGCACCAGAGAAGCCCAGGACACCCCAACAGCTGTGGTACAACCATGAAAAGAAGGCCGTCCTCAAGACACGCCCGGAT GCAACCACCAAAGACATTAAGGACAGTCTTGGCAAGCAGTGGACGCAGCTGTCTGACAAGAAGAGGCTCAAATGGATCGCCAAGTCCCTGGAGCAGCAGAAACTATACGAG GGGGTTATGCGAGAGTACATCCAGCAGCACCCGGAGTTAAACATGACCCAAGATGATATTGTCAAGTCCACCCTGACGAAGGCTGAGAGACACCTAAAAGACAAATCTGACGGCCGACCTGACAAACCGCCTCC AAATGGGTACTCAATGTTCTGTGCAGAGTTGATGTCGAGCATGAAGGACGTACCCAGCACAGAGCGTATGGTGATGTGCAGCCAGCGGTGGAAGCTGCTGAAACAGGGTGAGAAGGACGCCTACCAGAGACGCTGTGAACAG aggaAGAAGGAGTTTGAAATTGAGATGAACAGATTTCTTACT AGTTTGTCGGAGGAAGAGCAACACCGAGTTTTGTCTGAGGAGAAAAGTTTTAAGAAGGGTGGACCCAACAGTCCTGCCGCCAAAAAGAGGGCCTCTAAAGCAAAG GCCAATACAGAGAAACCCAAAAGGCCAATTTCAGCCATGTTCATCTTCTCTGAGGAGAAGCGTCCGAAACTGCAGCAGGAGCGGCCAGACCTCTCTGACAGTGAGCTCACGCGACTCCTGGCTCGCATGTGGAATGAGCTGCCAGATAAGAAGAAG GAGAAGTATAAACGCCTAGAAACAGTCCTGAAGGCTGAgtcagagaagaaggagaaggaggatcGTAGTCGTCTGCCAGACCCGCCCAAGACCGCACAGGACATCTGGCAGCAGAGCGTCATCGGAGACTACTTGGCCAGATTTAAG AGTGACCGGCCAAAGGCACAGAAAGCAATGGAAGCAACCTGGAGCACCatggagaaaaaagagaaaattgtGTGGATCAAAAAGGCAGCAGAGGACCAGAAAAGATACGAG AGAGACCTGTGCGAGATGCGCTCACCTGCTGCTGCCATTGCCTCAGGGAAGAAGATGAAGTTTGAGGGTGAACCCAAGAAACCGCCATC AAACGGATATCAGAAGTTCTCTCAGGAGATGCTGTCCAACGGAGAGCTGAATCACCTTCCGATGAAAGAGCGCATGACTGAGATCGGCAGCCGCTGGCAGAGGTTATCGCTGAAGGACAAGGACCGCTACAAGAAGATCGCTGAGGAGAAGCAGAGGCAGTACAAAATCACACTGGAGCAGTGGCTCGCT AGCTTGTCTTCACAAGAGAGAAACACTTACAAAGAATATACTTCACAA AAAAGGAGAACTACAGCAAAACCAGGAGGCCCCAAGGCAAAGGCCAAGAAATCT gacacggaggaggaggaggacgacgatgatgacgaggatgaagaggatgagcGGGAGAAGGCTTCCTCTGAAGCAGACTCATCCAGCGAGGATGAGGACGACGATGAAGAT aaggaggaagatgaCGATGAAGAGGACGATGAGGACGATGACGAGGCGGAAGACAAGGAGAACAAGTCGGAGGACAGCAGCAGCGATTCAAATTCACAGGGGTCGTCGGACTCTGATTCGGACTGA
- the ubtf gene encoding nucleolar transcription factor 1 isoform X1 yields MNGEMEATTQEKGVIFVWAQDDLLKLLEAIKVALPQKDLTKYKTSESHLDWTKVAFNSFTADMCKQKWSEVSKEIRKFRTLTELIFDAQDYIKNPYKGKKIKKHPDFPKKPLTPYFRFFMEKRAKYAKLHPEMSNLDLTKILSKKYRELPDKKKKKYVEDFLRDKETFVHSMIKFRELHPDLMESMTKKGSNAPEKPRTPQQLWYNHEKKAVLKTRPDATTKDIKDSLGKQWTQLSDKKRLKWIAKSLEQQKLYEGVMREYIQQHPELNMTQDDIVKSTLTKAERHLKDKSDGRPDKPPPNGYSMFCAELMSSMKDVPSTERMVMCSQRWKLLKQGEKDAYQRRCEQRKKEFEIEMNRFLTSLSEEEQHRVLSEEKSFKKGGPNSPAAKKRASKAKANTEKPKRPISAMFIFSEEKRPKLQQERPDLSDSELTRLLARMWNELPDKKKEKYKRLETVLKAESEKKEKEDRSRLPDPPKTAQDIWQQSVIGDYLARFKSDRPKAQKAMEATWSTMEKKEKIVWIKKAAEDQKRYERDLCEMRSPAAAIASGKKMKFEGEPKKPPSNGYQKFSQEMLSNGELNHLPMKERMTEIGSRWQRLSLKDKDRYKKIAEEKQRQYKITLEQWLASLSSQERNTYKEYTSQKRRTTAKPGGPKAKAKKSDTEEEEDDDDDEDEEDEREKASSEADSSSEDEDDDEDEEDDDEEDDEDDDEAEDKENKSEDSSSDSNSQGSSDSDSD; encoded by the exons ATGAATGGAGAAATGGAGGCAACGACCCAAGAGAAAGGTGTGATTTTtg TGTGGGCCCAGGATGACCTCTTGAAACTGCTGGAGGCCATAAAAGTGGCGCTGCCTCAGAAAGACCTGACTAAATACAAAACATCAGAGTCCCACCTCGACTGGACGAAGGTGGCCTTCAATTCcttcacagcagacatgtgTAAGCAGAAGTGGTCGGAGGTCTCTAAAGAG ATTCGTAAATTTCGGACTCTGACAGAACTGATATTTGATGCCCAAGACTACATCAAGAACCCTTACAAGGGCAAAAAGATAAAG AAACACCCAGATTTCCCCAAGAAGCCCTTGACTCCGTACTTCCGCTTCTTCATGGAAAAGAGGGCCAAATACGCAAAGCTGCACCCTGAGATGAGCAACTTAGACCTAACTAAAATCCTCTCCAAGAAGTACCGGGAGCTGCCTGACAAAAAGAAG AAAAAGTATGTTGAGGACTTCTTAAGAGACAAAGAAACATTTGTGCACAGCATGATAAAGTTCAG AGAACTACACCCAGACCTCATGGAGAGCATGACCAAGAAAGGTTCAAATGCACCAGAGAAGCCCAGGACACCCCAACAGCTGTGGTACAACCATGAAAAGAAGGCCGTCCTCAAGACACGCCCGGAT GCAACCACCAAAGACATTAAGGACAGTCTTGGCAAGCAGTGGACGCAGCTGTCTGACAAGAAGAGGCTCAAATGGATCGCCAAGTCCCTGGAGCAGCAGAAACTATACGAG GGGGTTATGCGAGAGTACATCCAGCAGCACCCGGAGTTAAACATGACCCAAGATGATATTGTCAAGTCCACCCTGACGAAGGCTGAGAGACACCTAAAAGACAAATCTGACGGCCGACCTGACAAACCGCCTCC AAATGGGTACTCAATGTTCTGTGCAGAGTTGATGTCGAGCATGAAGGACGTACCCAGCACAGAGCGTATGGTGATGTGCAGCCAGCGGTGGAAGCTGCTGAAACAGGGTGAGAAGGACGCCTACCAGAGACGCTGTGAACAG aggaAGAAGGAGTTTGAAATTGAGATGAACAGATTTCTTACT AGTTTGTCGGAGGAAGAGCAACACCGAGTTTTGTCTGAGGAGAAAAGTTTTAAGAAGGGTGGACCCAACAGTCCTGCCGCCAAAAAGAGGGCCTCTAAAGCAAAG GCCAATACAGAGAAACCCAAAAGGCCAATTTCAGCCATGTTCATCTTCTCTGAGGAGAAGCGTCCGAAACTGCAGCAGGAGCGGCCAGACCTCTCTGACAGTGAGCTCACGCGACTCCTGGCTCGCATGTGGAATGAGCTGCCAGATAAGAAGAAG GAGAAGTATAAACGCCTAGAAACAGTCCTGAAGGCTGAgtcagagaagaaggagaaggaggatcGTAGTCGTCTGCCAGACCCGCCCAAGACCGCACAGGACATCTGGCAGCAGAGCGTCATCGGAGACTACTTGGCCAGATTTAAG AGTGACCGGCCAAAGGCACAGAAAGCAATGGAAGCAACCTGGAGCACCatggagaaaaaagagaaaattgtGTGGATCAAAAAGGCAGCAGAGGACCAGAAAAGATACGAG AGAGACCTGTGCGAGATGCGCTCACCTGCTGCTGCCATTGCCTCAGGGAAGAAGATGAAGTTTGAGGGTGAACCCAAGAAACCGCCATC AAACGGATATCAGAAGTTCTCTCAGGAGATGCTGTCCAACGGAGAGCTGAATCACCTTCCGATGAAAGAGCGCATGACTGAGATCGGCAGCCGCTGGCAGAGGTTATCGCTGAAGGACAAGGACCGCTACAAGAAGATCGCTGAGGAGAAGCAGAGGCAGTACAAAATCACACTGGAGCAGTGGCTCGCT AGCTTGTCTTCACAAGAGAGAAACACTTACAAAGAATATACTTCACAA AAAAGGAGAACTACAGCAAAACCAGGAGGCCCCAAGGCAAAGGCCAAGAAATCT gacacggaggaggaggaggacgacgatgatgacgaggatgaagaggatgagcGGGAGAAGGCTTCCTCTGAAGCAGACTCATCCAGCGAGGATGAGGACGACGATGAAGAT gaggaagatgaCGATGAAGAGGACGATGAGGACGATGACGAGGCGGAAGACAAGGAGAACAAGTCGGAGGACAGCAGCAGCGATTCAAATTCACAGGGGTCGTCGGACTCTGATTCGGACTGA
- the ubtf gene encoding nucleolar transcription factor 1 isoform X2, with translation MNGEMEATTQEKVWAQDDLLKLLEAIKVALPQKDLTKYKTSESHLDWTKVAFNSFTADMCKQKWSEVSKEIRKFRTLTELIFDAQDYIKNPYKGKKIKKHPDFPKKPLTPYFRFFMEKRAKYAKLHPEMSNLDLTKILSKKYRELPDKKKKKYVEDFLRDKETFVHSMIKFRELHPDLMESMTKKGSNAPEKPRTPQQLWYNHEKKAVLKTRPDATTKDIKDSLGKQWTQLSDKKRLKWIAKSLEQQKLYEGVMREYIQQHPELNMTQDDIVKSTLTKAERHLKDKSDGRPDKPPPNGYSMFCAELMSSMKDVPSTERMVMCSQRWKLLKQGEKDAYQRRCEQRKKEFEIEMNRFLTSLSEEEQHRVLSEEKSFKKGGPNSPAAKKRASKAKANTEKPKRPISAMFIFSEEKRPKLQQERPDLSDSELTRLLARMWNELPDKKKEKYKRLETVLKAESEKKEKEDRSRLPDPPKTAQDIWQQSVIGDYLARFKSDRPKAQKAMEATWSTMEKKEKIVWIKKAAEDQKRYERDLCEMRSPAAAIASGKKMKFEGEPKKPPSNGYQKFSQEMLSNGELNHLPMKERMTEIGSRWQRLSLKDKDRYKKIAEEKQRQYKITLEQWLASLSSQERNTYKEYTSQKRRTTAKPGGPKAKAKKSDTEEEEDDDDDEDEEDEREKASSEADSSSEDEDDDEDEEDDDEEDDEDDDEAEDKENKSEDSSSDSNSQGSSDSDSD, from the exons ATGAATGGAGAAATGGAGGCAACGACCCAAGAGAAAG TGTGGGCCCAGGATGACCTCTTGAAACTGCTGGAGGCCATAAAAGTGGCGCTGCCTCAGAAAGACCTGACTAAATACAAAACATCAGAGTCCCACCTCGACTGGACGAAGGTGGCCTTCAATTCcttcacagcagacatgtgTAAGCAGAAGTGGTCGGAGGTCTCTAAAGAG ATTCGTAAATTTCGGACTCTGACAGAACTGATATTTGATGCCCAAGACTACATCAAGAACCCTTACAAGGGCAAAAAGATAAAG AAACACCCAGATTTCCCCAAGAAGCCCTTGACTCCGTACTTCCGCTTCTTCATGGAAAAGAGGGCCAAATACGCAAAGCTGCACCCTGAGATGAGCAACTTAGACCTAACTAAAATCCTCTCCAAGAAGTACCGGGAGCTGCCTGACAAAAAGAAG AAAAAGTATGTTGAGGACTTCTTAAGAGACAAAGAAACATTTGTGCACAGCATGATAAAGTTCAG AGAACTACACCCAGACCTCATGGAGAGCATGACCAAGAAAGGTTCAAATGCACCAGAGAAGCCCAGGACACCCCAACAGCTGTGGTACAACCATGAAAAGAAGGCCGTCCTCAAGACACGCCCGGAT GCAACCACCAAAGACATTAAGGACAGTCTTGGCAAGCAGTGGACGCAGCTGTCTGACAAGAAGAGGCTCAAATGGATCGCCAAGTCCCTGGAGCAGCAGAAACTATACGAG GGGGTTATGCGAGAGTACATCCAGCAGCACCCGGAGTTAAACATGACCCAAGATGATATTGTCAAGTCCACCCTGACGAAGGCTGAGAGACACCTAAAAGACAAATCTGACGGCCGACCTGACAAACCGCCTCC AAATGGGTACTCAATGTTCTGTGCAGAGTTGATGTCGAGCATGAAGGACGTACCCAGCACAGAGCGTATGGTGATGTGCAGCCAGCGGTGGAAGCTGCTGAAACAGGGTGAGAAGGACGCCTACCAGAGACGCTGTGAACAG aggaAGAAGGAGTTTGAAATTGAGATGAACAGATTTCTTACT AGTTTGTCGGAGGAAGAGCAACACCGAGTTTTGTCTGAGGAGAAAAGTTTTAAGAAGGGTGGACCCAACAGTCCTGCCGCCAAAAAGAGGGCCTCTAAAGCAAAG GCCAATACAGAGAAACCCAAAAGGCCAATTTCAGCCATGTTCATCTTCTCTGAGGAGAAGCGTCCGAAACTGCAGCAGGAGCGGCCAGACCTCTCTGACAGTGAGCTCACGCGACTCCTGGCTCGCATGTGGAATGAGCTGCCAGATAAGAAGAAG GAGAAGTATAAACGCCTAGAAACAGTCCTGAAGGCTGAgtcagagaagaaggagaaggaggatcGTAGTCGTCTGCCAGACCCGCCCAAGACCGCACAGGACATCTGGCAGCAGAGCGTCATCGGAGACTACTTGGCCAGATTTAAG AGTGACCGGCCAAAGGCACAGAAAGCAATGGAAGCAACCTGGAGCACCatggagaaaaaagagaaaattgtGTGGATCAAAAAGGCAGCAGAGGACCAGAAAAGATACGAG AGAGACCTGTGCGAGATGCGCTCACCTGCTGCTGCCATTGCCTCAGGGAAGAAGATGAAGTTTGAGGGTGAACCCAAGAAACCGCCATC AAACGGATATCAGAAGTTCTCTCAGGAGATGCTGTCCAACGGAGAGCTGAATCACCTTCCGATGAAAGAGCGCATGACTGAGATCGGCAGCCGCTGGCAGAGGTTATCGCTGAAGGACAAGGACCGCTACAAGAAGATCGCTGAGGAGAAGCAGAGGCAGTACAAAATCACACTGGAGCAGTGGCTCGCT AGCTTGTCTTCACAAGAGAGAAACACTTACAAAGAATATACTTCACAA AAAAGGAGAACTACAGCAAAACCAGGAGGCCCCAAGGCAAAGGCCAAGAAATCT gacacggaggaggaggaggacgacgatgatgacgaggatgaagaggatgagcGGGAGAAGGCTTCCTCTGAAGCAGACTCATCCAGCGAGGATGAGGACGACGATGAAGAT gaggaagatgaCGATGAAGAGGACGATGAGGACGATGACGAGGCGGAAGACAAGGAGAACAAGTCGGAGGACAGCAGCAGCGATTCAAATTCACAGGGGTCGTCGGACTCTGATTCGGACTGA